One Gloeothece verrucosa PCC 7822 DNA window includes the following coding sequences:
- a CDS encoding glycosyltransferase family 4 protein — translation MPQDQLYHIIAFLLSNTVVLWSTPVVKTVGLKSGYVDLPNERKMHQRPMVRVGGISIFIGTLFALLTVWWLGGFAGLTPEREWEIWGVTLGGFAFFLIGLADDLYNLSPFSRLLMQIIVSTIAWGVGVRIDFLSIPFHGLVNIDWLSLPITVIWLVGITNAINWIDGLDGLAAGVCGISAVVMLMVTLVMHQPAAALIAAALAGGALGFLRYNFNPAQIFMGDGGAYFMGFTLAGVAVIGLVKITAVTTMAVSTVVAVILPYLILAVPILDMSTVIISRISQGRSPFKADKRHLHHRLLKAGISHRLTVLFIYALTLWVGSLALGFSNVPSGWGFAIAATLLLIYVGWQVWRNSRQVNNQ, via the coding sequence ATGCCCCAAGATCAGCTATACCACATTATTGCCTTTCTCCTCTCCAACACAGTAGTGTTATGGAGTACCCCAGTTGTTAAAACAGTAGGTCTTAAAAGTGGTTACGTCGATCTCCCCAACGAAAGAAAGATGCATCAGCGTCCGATGGTTCGAGTTGGGGGTATTTCCATCTTTATAGGAACCTTATTTGCTTTGCTTACGGTTTGGTGGCTAGGAGGATTTGCCGGCTTAACTCCTGAGCGAGAATGGGAAATTTGGGGGGTTACCCTAGGCGGGTTTGCCTTTTTCTTGATCGGCTTAGCCGATGATTTGTACAATTTAAGCCCTTTTTCACGCTTGTTGATGCAAATTATTGTGTCAACCATCGCTTGGGGAGTAGGCGTGAGAATCGATTTTTTGTCGATTCCTTTTCACGGTTTAGTCAATATTGACTGGTTAAGTCTTCCTATTACTGTCATTTGGTTAGTGGGAATTACTAACGCCATTAACTGGATAGATGGTTTAGATGGGTTAGCCGCCGGAGTCTGCGGCATTTCAGCCGTCGTCATGTTAATGGTGACTTTAGTGATGCACCAGCCCGCCGCCGCTTTAATTGCTGCCGCTTTAGCCGGGGGAGCATTAGGATTTTTACGCTATAACTTTAATCCGGCTCAGATTTTTATGGGAGATGGAGGAGCCTATTTTATGGGCTTTACCCTAGCCGGAGTGGCCGTCATTGGCTTAGTCAAAATAACAGCAGTGACCACCATGGCCGTTAGTACGGTAGTGGCGGTTATTTTACCTTATCTGATTTTGGCTGTTCCTATTTTGGATATGTCTACCGTTATTATCTCCCGCATCAGCCAAGGTCGCTCCCCCTTTAAAGCCGATAAACGGCATTTACATCATCGTCTCCTCAAAGCCGGTATTTCTCACCGCTTAACGGTCTTATTTATTTACGCGCTCACTTTGTGGGTAGGCAGTTTAGCCCTAGGGTTTTCTAATGTGCCTAGTGGTTGGGGCTTTGCCATCGCAGCTACCCTGTTATTAATTTATGTAGGCTGGCAAGTTTGGCGTAATAGCCGACAAGTCAATAATCAATAG
- the glyA gene encoding serine hydroxymethyltransferase, protein MTDTNLDFLATSDPAIAEMIQQELQRQRDHLELIASENFTSPAVLAAQGSVLTNKYAEGLPKKRYYGGCEYIDHVEQLAIDRAKQLFGAAHANVQPHSGAQANFAVFLALLQPGDTIMGMDLAHGGHLTHGSPVNVSGKWFRVVQYGVNRETEQLDYDLIREIALKEQPKLLICGYSAYSRIIEFDKFRAIADEIGAYLLADIAHIAGLVATGYHPSPIPHCHVVTTTTHKTLRGPRGGLILTADAELGKKLDKAVFPGNQGGPLEHVIAGKAVAFGEALKPEFKTYSAQVIANAQTLANQLIQRGFKIVSNGTDNHLMLVDLRSIGMTGKQADSLVSEIHITANKNTVPFDPESPFVTSGLRLGSPAMTTRGMKEPEFIEIGNIIADRLLNPEDQSIKEGCLKRVAALCEGFPLYPHLKIPVAALA, encoded by the coding sequence GTGACTGATACCAACTTAGATTTTCTGGCCACAAGCGACCCGGCAATCGCCGAAATGATCCAACAAGAGCTACAGCGTCAACGGGATCACTTAGAATTAATCGCCAGTGAAAATTTTACCTCACCCGCCGTTTTAGCCGCTCAAGGCTCTGTATTAACCAACAAATACGCGGAAGGCTTACCCAAAAAACGCTACTATGGGGGCTGTGAATATATAGATCACGTCGAACAACTAGCCATAGATCGAGCCAAACAGTTATTTGGCGCAGCCCATGCCAACGTTCAACCCCATTCCGGTGCCCAAGCCAATTTTGCCGTTTTCTTAGCCCTATTACAACCTGGGGACACCATTATGGGTATGGACTTAGCTCACGGTGGACACCTAACTCACGGGTCGCCGGTGAACGTCTCAGGAAAATGGTTCAGAGTCGTACAATATGGCGTAAATCGAGAAACCGAACAACTCGATTATGATCTCATCCGAGAAATAGCCCTAAAAGAACAACCCAAACTGCTCATCTGTGGTTATTCGGCTTACTCAAGGATTATTGAGTTTGACAAATTTAGAGCCATTGCCGATGAAATCGGTGCTTATTTATTAGCTGATATTGCCCATATTGCCGGATTAGTAGCCACCGGCTATCATCCTAGCCCCATCCCCCATTGCCATGTGGTCACCACAACCACCCATAAAACCCTCAGAGGTCCTAGAGGGGGGTTGATTTTAACCGCCGATGCAGAATTAGGCAAAAAACTAGACAAAGCGGTTTTCCCCGGCAATCAAGGTGGGCCTTTAGAACATGTGATCGCAGGTAAAGCCGTAGCCTTTGGAGAAGCGCTTAAACCTGAATTTAAAACCTATTCAGCACAAGTGATCGCCAATGCTCAAACCTTGGCAAATCAATTAATCCAACGGGGATTTAAAATCGTCAGTAATGGTACAGATAATCACTTAATGTTAGTGGATCTGCGCTCTATTGGCATGACCGGTAAACAGGCCGACAGTTTAGTCAGCGAAATCCATATTACCGCCAATAAAAATACAGTTCCCTTTGATCCAGAATCTCCGTTTGTCACCAGTGGGCTTCGTTTAGGTTCCCCAGCCATGACAACTCGAGGCATGAAAGAACCTGAATTTATCGAAATTGGCAACATTATCGCTGATAGGTTGCTCAACCCAGAGGATCAAAGCATTAAGGAAGGTTGCCTCAAGCGTGTAGCGGCTTTGTGCGAAGGCTTCCCGCTTTACCCTCATTTAAAAATTCCTGTAGCGGCACTTGCATAA
- a CDS encoding Tic20 family protein yields MSWRGSTDLKDRIFAALVYLLPWYYAFPFGQSLFEQFPIFTWLGVPLIPLAPLFSIPFADLIIFFVLYLAVVRNTRISHFIRYNTMQAILLDIIVFLLGIVLEQLLKPILGGNIIIQTLDNTIFLGTLIACLYSIAQSALGRYAEIPAISEAAYTQVRY; encoded by the coding sequence ATGTCCTGGCGCGGTTCAACTGATCTTAAAGACCGTATTTTCGCTGCTTTAGTATATTTATTGCCCTGGTATTATGCTTTTCCCTTTGGTCAATCTCTATTTGAGCAATTTCCAATTTTTACCTGGTTAGGAGTTCCATTAATTCCTCTAGCTCCCCTTTTCTCTATTCCCTTTGCTGATTTAATTATTTTTTTTGTTTTGTATTTAGCTGTGGTAAGAAATACTCGAATTAGCCATTTTATTCGCTACAACACCATGCAGGCAATTCTTTTAGATATTATAGTTTTTTTATTGGGAATAGTTTTAGAACAACTTCTTAAACCCATATTAGGGGGGAATATAATTATCCAAACCCTTGACAATACAATATTTTTAGGAACATTAATTGCTTGTTTGTATTCGATTGCTCAATCAGCATTAGGACGTTATGCAGAAATTCCTGCCATTTCGGAGGCGGCCTATACACAAGTTCGCTATTAA
- a CDS encoding fumarylacetoacetate hydrolase family protein, with product MAQRYVRVKHSTEQIYYGILLPDRTVKVLDAPPWLGGQLSELQLEPETYQLLAPVAPSKIIAVGKNYQAHAAEMGTPVPEEPLLFLKPPTAIIADGKPIYYPPQSQRVDYEGELAVIIGETSKNCSASQARTKIWGYTIANDVTARDLQKKDGQWTRAKGFDSFCPLGPWIVRELSAGARLQTFLNDSPQPNQSALISDMVFSPEVLVSYISEIMTLFPGDVILTGTPEGIGPMQVGDRVRVEIEGIGGLENPIVVAQV from the coding sequence ATGGCACAACGCTACGTAAGAGTTAAACATTCTACCGAACAAATTTACTATGGAATCCTGCTACCTGACCGTACTGTCAAAGTTCTGGATGCTCCTCCTTGGCTAGGAGGACAGCTAAGTGAGCTACAATTAGAACCAGAAACTTATCAACTGCTTGCACCGGTTGCTCCCTCAAAAATTATTGCGGTGGGCAAAAATTATCAAGCTCATGCCGCCGAAATGGGAACACCTGTTCCAGAAGAACCGCTCTTATTTCTCAAACCCCCTACAGCCATTATTGCTGATGGCAAACCGATTTATTACCCTCCGCAATCACAACGGGTTGATTATGAGGGAGAATTAGCAGTCATTATTGGTGAAACTAGCAAAAATTGTTCTGCCTCTCAAGCTAGAACCAAAATTTGGGGTTATACCATTGCTAATGATGTGACAGCGCGAGACTTACAAAAAAAAGACGGACAATGGACTAGAGCCAAAGGATTTGATAGCTTTTGTCCATTAGGGCCTTGGATCGTGCGAGAGTTGAGTGCGGGGGCAAGACTGCAAACTTTTTTGAATGATTCTCCTCAACCGAATCAATCAGCTTTAATCTCAGATATGGTCTTCTCGCCGGAAGTATTAGTTTCTTACATTTCTGAGATCATGACTTTGTTCCCAGGAGACGTAATTTTAACCGGAACCCCTGAAGGGATAGGCCCTATGCAAGTCGGAGATAGGGTGCGGGTAGAAATTGAGGGAATTGGCGGCTTAGAAAATCCGATCGTTGTGGCTCAAGTTTAA
- the rpsF gene encoding 30S ribosomal protein S6: MSQSYEMMYIMRPDLLDEQVQQQINKYRDFLSEHKAEEIQIKNLGKRRLAYPIKKYTDGFYVQMNYKGDGKQVAPIERAMRLSDEVIRYLTIKLRDEQVAAIAPTDAIEPAESPKLVETKPMAPSPKPPVEEIPEADEISAEE; encoded by the coding sequence ATGAGCCAAAGTTATGAAATGATGTACATTATGCGTCCTGATTTATTAGACGAGCAGGTACAGCAACAAATTAATAAATATCGAGATTTTTTGAGCGAACATAAAGCTGAAGAAATTCAAATTAAGAATTTGGGCAAACGGAGACTGGCTTACCCCATTAAAAAGTACACTGATGGGTTTTATGTCCAAATGAATTATAAAGGAGATGGCAAGCAAGTTGCTCCTATTGAACGAGCCATGCGTTTGAGTGATGAGGTCATTCGTTATTTAACTATCAAGCTTAGAGATGAACAAGTGGCGGCTATAGCACCCACAGATGCAATAGAACCGGCTGAGTCTCCTAAACTGGTGGAGACTAAACCGATGGCTCCCTCTCCTAAACCACCTGTAGAAGAAATTCCCGAAGCTGACGAGATTTCAGCAGAGGAATAA
- a CDS encoding glycosyltransferase: MSNHQTQSTTPNKRLAIYYPCFMGGGAEAVGLWILEALKNDYDLTLYTFADLDFEQLNLMYDTQLSKSIIKVNSLYPASFRQLLYFLYSNNKYFRQFAFHSLLRKLKQEVNQYDLAISGYNAVDLGGKGIQYVHWVKVVEGDQGSKIFFPLSNFSLENLKNNVTIANSYIVADAVEKTYGIPAKVIYPPVIIKVSELPWEKKENAFICSGRLVEAKEPHKVIKILQAVREKGFEIKLHLTGGGGGVAKWEYKNFVKKLIEKNSSWVTLHENLSYQDYTKLLETCKYGIHYKQEPFGIVIAEMVKAGAIPFVRNKGGQVEIVGEDNQELLFSNEKDAVEKIIKILSDPLQQQKTLESLKNQKQLFSTEQFMQEISKFVTNYFS; encoded by the coding sequence ATGAGTAATCATCAAACCCAAAGCACAACCCCAAATAAACGTCTAGCCATTTACTATCCTTGCTTTATGGGCGGTGGTGCTGAGGCTGTAGGCTTATGGATATTGGAAGCTCTCAAAAATGACTATGATTTAACTTTATATACTTTTGCTGACTTAGATTTTGAGCAATTAAATTTGATGTATGACACTCAATTATCAAAATCTATCATTAAAGTTAATAGTCTATATCCAGCTAGTTTTAGGCAGTTACTTTACTTTTTATATTCTAATAATAAATATTTTAGACAATTTGCTTTTCATTCCCTTCTTCGCAAACTGAAACAAGAAGTCAATCAGTATGACCTCGCTATTTCCGGCTACAACGCTGTGGACCTGGGAGGAAAAGGAATTCAATATGTTCATTGGGTTAAGGTAGTAGAAGGAGATCAAGGTTCAAAAATATTTTTTCCCTTGTCTAATTTTTCTTTGGAAAATTTAAAAAATAATGTCACGATTGCTAATTCTTATATTGTCGCTGATGCCGTTGAAAAGACTTATGGAATACCAGCAAAAGTTATTTATCCGCCAGTTATTATTAAAGTCTCAGAGCTACCTTGGGAAAAAAAAGAAAATGCCTTTATTTGTAGTGGGAGATTAGTGGAAGCCAAAGAGCCTCATAAAGTCATCAAAATTTTGCAAGCTGTTCGAGAAAAAGGATTTGAGATCAAATTACACTTAACAGGAGGCGGCGGCGGAGTTGCCAAATGGGAATACAAAAATTTTGTCAAAAAACTAATTGAGAAAAATTCTTCTTGGGTAACACTTCATGAAAATTTATCTTACCAAGACTATACAAAATTGCTAGAAACTTGCAAATATGGAATTCACTATAAACAAGAGCCTTTTGGAATAGTGATAGCCGAAATGGTTAAAGCTGGAGCAATACCTTTTGTCAGAAATAAAGGAGGGCAAGTGGAAATAGTTGGGGAAGATAATCAAGAACTGTTGTTTTCTAATGAAAAAGATGCTGTAGAAAAAATTATTAAAATTTTGAGTGACCCCTTACAACAACAAAAAACCTTAGAATCGTTGAAAAACCAAAAACAATTATTTTCTACTGAACAATTTATGCAAGAAATTTCAAAATTTGTAACAAACTATTTTAGTTAA